Proteins encoded within one genomic window of Mycolicibacterium aubagnense:
- a CDS encoding NADH:flavin oxidoreductase: protein MTTDATSTARGPAVPDPFQPAKLGPVTLRNRIIKAATFEAATPNALVTDDLIRYHQLPAAGGVGMTTVAYCAVSPGGRTDGWQLWMRPDAIPGLRRLTDTIHGEGAAISAQIGHAGPVANARTNQATALAPVRLFNPLSMRFARKATRADIDAVMAAHANAARLAIEAGFDAVEVHLGHNYFASSFLSPLINRRTDEFGGSLENRAKVARGTVQAVREAVGDQIAVIAKLNMTDGVRGGIPLDESLQTAQWLQEDGALDALELTAGSSLVNPMYLFRGDAPVKEFAANFKPPISWGIRMSGHKFFREYPYREAYLLEQARQFRAELSMPLILLGGITNRDTMDLAMAEGFEFVAMGRALLAEPDLLNRIQSDRSVRSGCTHCNLCMPTIYSHTHCVVTGKPDSV, encoded by the coding sequence ATGACCACCGACGCCACGTCGACCGCCCGCGGGCCCGCAGTACCGGATCCATTCCAGCCGGCCAAGCTGGGTCCGGTGACGTTGCGGAACCGGATCATCAAGGCCGCGACGTTCGAAGCGGCCACCCCGAACGCGTTGGTCACCGATGATCTGATCCGGTATCACCAACTGCCCGCCGCGGGTGGGGTCGGGATGACCACCGTGGCCTATTGCGCGGTGTCCCCCGGCGGTCGCACCGATGGCTGGCAGTTGTGGATGCGCCCCGACGCCATCCCCGGGCTACGCAGGTTGACCGACACGATTCATGGTGAGGGTGCGGCGATCAGCGCCCAGATCGGCCACGCCGGGCCGGTCGCCAACGCGCGCACCAACCAGGCCACCGCCCTGGCGCCGGTGCGGTTGTTCAACCCGCTGTCCATGCGGTTCGCCCGCAAGGCCACCCGTGCCGACATCGATGCGGTGATGGCCGCCCACGCGAACGCTGCGAGGTTGGCGATCGAGGCCGGATTCGACGCCGTGGAAGTGCACCTGGGGCACAACTACTTCGCCTCCTCGTTCCTGTCCCCACTGATCAACCGCCGCACCGACGAGTTCGGGGGCTCCCTGGAAAACCGGGCGAAGGTGGCCCGAGGCACCGTGCAGGCGGTCCGGGAAGCCGTGGGTGATCAGATCGCGGTGATCGCCAAGCTCAACATGACCGACGGGGTCCGCGGCGGCATCCCCCTCGACGAATCACTGCAGACCGCACAGTGGCTGCAAGAAGATGGGGCGCTGGATGCGTTGGAGTTGACCGCGGGCAGCTCGCTGGTCAACCCGATGTACCTGTTCCGTGGCGACGCCCCGGTCAAAGAATTCGCCGCCAACTTCAAACCCCCGATCAGCTGGGGCATCCGGATGAGCGGGCACAAGTTCTTCCGCGAATACCCCTACCGGGAGGCCTATCTGCTTGAGCAGGCCCGCCAATTCCGCGCCGAACTGTCGATGCCGCTGATCCTGCTCGGCGGGATCACCAACCGCGACACCATGGATCTGGCCATGGCCGAAGGGTTCGAGTTCGTCGCGATGGGCCGCGCCCTGCTCGCCGAACCCGACCTGCTCAACCGCATCCAATCCGACCGCAGCGTGAGATCAGGCTGCACCCACTGCAACCTGTGCATGCCCACCATCTACAGCCACACCCACTGCGTGGTGACCGGCAAGCCCGACTCCGTCTGA
- a CDS encoding mycofactocin-coupled SDR family oxidoreductase: MGDFDGLVALITGGARGMGRSHAVALAEAGADIAICDRCADHDEIKYPLATEDDLATTAELVEATGRRCLTAKLSTSDRTALEGFVADVETEFGRLDIAVTNAGVSAIGFLPEVPSAQWDEVIGSNLTGTFNTIAAVAPGMKARGYGRIVTVSSMLGRSGNFGQAAYAASKWGVIGLTKVAAHDLGGFGITVNAVAPGNVETPMTFNDALFGAMRPDLDQPTLADVESVFASLHLQPVAFMKPAEITRAVMFLAHRDSVHITGTVLPVDAGATARLGS; the protein is encoded by the coding sequence ATGGGTGACTTCGATGGCCTCGTTGCGCTGATCACCGGCGGGGCTCGAGGTATGGGCAGGTCGCACGCGGTGGCCCTTGCCGAGGCGGGTGCGGATATCGCCATCTGCGACCGCTGTGCGGATCACGACGAGATCAAATACCCGCTCGCGACGGAGGACGATCTGGCGACCACCGCCGAGCTGGTCGAGGCGACTGGAAGACGTTGTCTCACAGCGAAATTGTCGACCAGCGACCGTACGGCTCTGGAAGGCTTCGTGGCCGACGTCGAGACCGAATTCGGCCGACTCGATATTGCTGTCACCAACGCCGGCGTCAGCGCCATCGGCTTTCTGCCGGAGGTGCCCTCGGCGCAATGGGACGAAGTGATCGGGTCCAATCTGACGGGCACGTTCAACACGATCGCGGCCGTGGCGCCGGGGATGAAGGCGCGTGGGTACGGGCGGATCGTCACGGTGTCCTCGATGCTGGGGCGCAGCGGAAACTTCGGGCAGGCCGCGTACGCGGCGTCAAAATGGGGCGTCATCGGGCTGACGAAGGTGGCGGCGCACGATCTCGGTGGGTTCGGGATCACCGTCAATGCCGTTGCGCCCGGAAACGTCGAAACCCCAATGACTTTCAACGATGCGCTGTTCGGCGCCATGCGCCCGGATTTGGACCAACCGACGCTCGCCGACGTCGAATCGGTGTTCGCATCTTTGCATCTGCAGCCGGTGGCCTTCATGAAACCGGCTGAAATCACCCGTGCTGTCATGTTTTTGGCGCACCGGGACAGCGTGCACATCACGGGCACCGTCCTGCCGGTTGATGCGGGGGCCACGGCCCGGTTGGGTAGCTGA
- a CDS encoding glycoside hydrolase family 1 protein has product MKWIRVMLASAVVMSMAGCGTKQDAAKDESAQQSPAWDRSFYWGTATAGYQVEGDAPDSNWRRYVDRTAGKAHADPFGAVEPYKQADDFRHRYREDIANAHALGVNTFRFGVEWARVMPEPGKWNDKELAYYDDVVATLRANGMTPMITLMHWVYPGWITDRGGFLNNVAAFDDFAKAITKRYAGQGVLWVSINEPLAFGAMEVRTGGIKPDQFGTFLDRVADAHRAVYRAAHDADPKAKVTTNEAYIPPEVLAQFTGLGVKGIEGSFFDRVKDTLDYLGFDYYTGTAKDNPAASQSMAERWNIKLQPEDIYYVARHYAQRYPGLPIYVVENGMVTDNGKPRADGVTRSQHLSDTVFWLQRAKADGIPIIGYNYWSLLDNYEWGSYRPRFGLYSVDALGDPALRRVPTDAVPTYRQITRDGGTPPGYRPVIPAAHCSTTVGTESCAPLDVNGPLSPLK; this is encoded by the coding sequence ATGAAGTGGATCAGGGTGATGCTGGCGTCGGCCGTGGTGATGAGCATGGCCGGCTGTGGCACAAAACAGGACGCGGCCAAGGACGAATCGGCACAGCAGTCTCCGGCCTGGGACCGCAGCTTCTACTGGGGCACCGCGACGGCGGGGTACCAGGTGGAAGGGGATGCACCCGACAGCAATTGGCGTCGGTACGTCGACCGGACGGCCGGCAAGGCGCACGCTGATCCGTTCGGGGCGGTCGAGCCCTATAAGCAGGCCGACGACTTCCGGCACCGCTACCGCGAGGACATCGCCAACGCACATGCCCTGGGCGTCAACACCTTCCGGTTCGGCGTCGAGTGGGCGCGGGTGATGCCCGAGCCGGGCAAATGGAACGACAAGGAACTCGCCTACTACGACGACGTCGTCGCCACGCTGCGGGCGAACGGCATGACGCCCATGATCACGTTGATGCACTGGGTTTACCCCGGCTGGATCACCGACCGTGGTGGCTTCCTCAACAACGTCGCCGCGTTCGACGACTTCGCAAAGGCCATCACCAAACGCTATGCCGGACAGGGCGTGCTGTGGGTGAGCATCAACGAGCCGCTGGCCTTCGGAGCGATGGAGGTGCGCACCGGTGGCATCAAACCCGACCAGTTCGGCACCTTCCTCGACCGCGTCGCGGACGCGCACCGCGCGGTATACCGCGCCGCGCACGATGCCGACCCGAAGGCGAAGGTCACCACGAACGAGGCCTACATTCCGCCGGAAGTGCTGGCGCAGTTCACCGGTCTCGGGGTGAAAGGCATCGAGGGTTCGTTCTTCGACCGGGTCAAGGACACGCTGGACTATCTCGGGTTCGACTACTACACCGGGACGGCCAAGGACAATCCGGCCGCAAGTCAGAGCATGGCGGAGCGGTGGAACATCAAACTGCAGCCCGAAGACATCTACTACGTGGCACGCCACTACGCCCAGCGGTATCCAGGGTTGCCGATCTACGTCGTCGAGAACGGCATGGTCACCGACAACGGCAAGCCCCGAGCCGACGGCGTGACCCGGTCCCAACACCTCAGCGACACCGTCTTCTGGCTGCAGCGCGCCAAAGCCGACGGCATCCCGATCATCGGCTACAACTACTGGTCCCTGCTCGACAACTACGAATGGGGCAGCTACCGGCCCCGGTTCGGCCTGTACTCCGTTGACGCCCTGGGCGATCCGGCGCTGCGCCGGGTACCCACCGATGCTGTACCGACCTACCGCCAGATCACCCGCGACGGCGGCACCCCGCCCGGATACCGGCCGGTGATCCCCGCGGCACACTGCTCGACGACCGTCGGCACCGAAAGCTGCGCGCCACTGGACGTGAACGGACCGCTGTCCCCGCTGAAGTAG